The genomic region ATCGCCGGGACCTTGATAATCGAAATAACGGCATTTTTGCGAGGTGCGATTGAGTGTGGTTCCGACTCGATTCATCAAGGCTTCGCCGGACTCGATGCGACGGTAACTTTCTCCTGCAAAGCTTAATTCTGCGGGGGGTTCTCCGGTGATTTCGAGTTCGTCCGTGGGGTCTAATAAACTGACTTGAACGCGATCGTCTTCTTCCACCGCCAACCAACAAATTCGATCGCCCTCCTGTAATAAGTATTCAATCCAGTTGTAACCGTTATCGTCGTAGATTAATTTTCCTTCGACGACCCAATCGACTCCGACGTGCTCGACGATATCGCCAATTTGGAGGGTGAAGATCGTCCGTTCTAGAGGAGGTAACTCTTGGCGGCGATTGCTGGCGGGGAGTTGTTTTTGTCGGATGATGACGACGACGCCTATGGCGATCGCGACGATAATGATGAGCCAAATATATGTCAGCATTTTAAATCTTTAAGAATATTTTTTGAGGTAGATTTCCTATTTTGCAATGAGAATAACGACTGTTGCAAGGATTTTGTAAAATCTCTGGATTTTTAGTTGTAGCCTTCCCAGCGATTGTGATTTTGATATTGGACGATCGCCGGATGGGAGAGGCGATTGATGGCGACGTTATCGAATTGTAGATCTCCGGGAAGGTCGAATAAATCGGCTAACAGGGGTTCGGTTAAAAAACGGGTGGTCACGGGTAATTTTAACGTCTGCGGATCGATCGCCTCCCGACGGGCGAGGACGAAACCCCACGGACCGAAACTGGGGACGTGAACGGTATAAGGATGGGTGGAAAGCCCGACGGAATCGAGGGTGGCGGTGACGCACGCCATCACGCCGGGGGCGAAAAAGGAGCTCGATGCTTGAGTGACGAAGACGCCATCGGGGGCGAGACGGGGCAGAAGGCGGCGGTAAAAGCCGTCGGCGTAAAGTTTGGCGAGGATTTCGCTGTCGGGGTCGGGAAAATCGGCGATAATCGCGTCGAAGCTTTCGTCTAAGGCGGGGGCGCTGACGAAGGCATCGGCGATGCGAATTTCCAGTCTCGGATCGTCGAGGGCGCCTTGGTTGACGCGCTGGAGAAAGGGATGGCGCCGGGAGAGTTCGACGACTTCGCGATCGAGGTCGATGAGTAAGACGCGCTCGACTTGGGGCCATTTGAGGACTTCGCGAGCCGCCATTCCGTCTCCGGCGCCGAGGAGGAGAACCCGCCGGGGATGGGGGGTGGCGCTCATGGCGGGATGGACGAGGGCCTCGTGATAGCGATATTCGTCGAGGGTGGACAGTTGCAGGTCGCCGTCGAGAAACAGGCGCACGTCTTGGCGCCACCGGGTGAGGACGATGCGTTGGTAGGGCGATCGCACCCGGGCGACGATCGGGGCGTCGTAGAGGTTATTTTCGAGGGCGTTACTGGCGGGAATGGCGATCGGGGCGAAGGCGATTAACAGCAAGCCGACCAGTAAGCCCCACCAGCGCCACGATCGCAGTTTGGGGAAACTTCCGGCGAGTACGAAGATCGTCAAAGCGGGGAGGGCGCCGACGATCGCCGCCGAAGGAAATAAACCGAACAGGGGCAACAGCAAGACGGGAAAGGCGAGAGAACCGAGCAGGGCGCCTGCATAATCGAGGGCGAGGACTCCGGCGATCGCGTCTTTGACTCCTTCATCTTGTTCGAGAATCCGGGTCAGTAGGGGAATCTCGATGCCTGCGAGGAGACCGAGGAGCAAGGTCACCAGGCTCAATCCGAGCCACAACGGACCGTTAACGACAAAAAGGGCAAATAAGCCGAGGGGTAAGAAGGCACTCAGGGGGGCGATCGCCAATTCTACGCGCACGAAGGCCCCGAGGAGTTGGTATTGTTGCTCGGCGCGATCGCCTTCGGTGGCGATGAAGCGGCTCAGATACGACCCGATCCCCATCGCGGCGAGAAAACCGCCAACGGCGACCCCGTAGGCGAGGGCTTGATTGCCGACTAAATAGCTGGCGAGGGTTCCGAGGAGCAGTTCGACCGCCAAACCACAGGCGGAACAAATCGCCGTTGCCAATAATAATAAGTTGCGCTGCGATCGCGTTAAGGGGACGAAATTCGGCTCGACGCTGTCGCCGCGATCGGTGTCTGTCTCGGGATGAGTATCGCTCAATTTTGTCATTTGGTGGTGCGATGGTTTGGTGATTGCAGGGAAAATACTCAGGAAAGGATTAAATTTTGGCTCAGTTTCCCCCATCCCTTGACTGCATTTTTTTTTGTCTTTTCTGTCAAGGTCGCTCTATATTTTAAGCGCTAATCATCGAGCCATAAACCCGCGATCGCCGGAGGATGAGACGAAATTAGACAATTTACCCCCCGATCGATCGCCAAGCGATCGCCTCAATCTCTCCTCTCAATCCTCTTGCTATTAGCCAATTCCGTAAAAATACGGAAAGCAGCAACGGTATATTCACGCAAACTCGATTTCTATAAATCTGCGGTTGTCGCTTCGCGATCGCGGTGACTATGGTAGCGAATAGATGACTGGCTCTCAGTGCCAACCTTTTATCTTTTTCTCTACTAACATGGAAGCGACTTACAC from Oxynema aestuarii AP17 harbors:
- a CDS encoding DUF4178 domain-containing protein, whose translation is MLTYIWLIIIVAIAIGVVVIIRQKQLPASNRRQELPPLERTIFTLQIGDIVEHVGVDWVVEGKLIYDDNGYNWIEYLLQEGDRICWLAVEEDDRVQVSLLDPTDELEITGEPPAELSFAGESYRRIESGEALMNRVGTTLNRTSQKCRYFDYQGPGDKVLSVEDWDGNLEVTVGQLIRPSSLTLLPGDGRRVY
- a CDS encoding polyamine aminopropyltransferase encodes the protein MTKLSDTHPETDTDRGDSVEPNFVPLTRSQRNLLLLATAICSACGLAVELLLGTLASYLVGNQALAYGVAVGGFLAAMGIGSYLSRFIATEGDRAEQQYQLLGAFVRVELAIAPLSAFLPLGLFALFVVNGPLWLGLSLVTLLLGLLAGIEIPLLTRILEQDEGVKDAIAGVLALDYAGALLGSLAFPVLLLPLFGLFPSAAIVGALPALTIFVLAGSFPKLRSWRWWGLLVGLLLIAFAPIAIPASNALENNLYDAPIVARVRSPYQRIVLTRWRQDVRLFLDGDLQLSTLDEYRYHEALVHPAMSATPHPRRVLLLGAGDGMAAREVLKWPQVERVLLIDLDREVVELSRRHPFLQRVNQGALDDPRLEIRIADAFVSAPALDESFDAIIADFPDPDSEILAKLYADGFYRRLLPRLAPDGVFVTQASSSFFAPGVMACVTATLDSVGLSTHPYTVHVPSFGPWGFVLARREAIDPQTLKLPVTTRFLTEPLLADLFDLPGDLQFDNVAINRLSHPAIVQYQNHNRWEGYN